Proteins from a single region of Thiomicrorhabdus sp. Kp2:
- the recQ gene encoding DNA helicase RecQ — protein sequence MSLTALQVLQSVYGYDQFRSQQAEIIDDVISGQDCFVLMPTGGGKSLCYQIPALIRSGTAIVVSPLIALMQDQVSALQANGVSAAYYNSSLDAQSAENVLSQLHLGQLDLLYVSPERLLNQQFIQRLQSLPISLFAIDEAHCISQWGHDFRPEYSQMGSLREWFNQVPFIALTATADRTTRQDIIDKLHFHNPKVHISSFDRPNIRYKVLEKHNPMKQLMGFLETHQKESGIVYALSRKRVEEVAEKLKDEGINAKAYHAGLPAEIRHSVHQQFIRDEVDIVVATVAFGMGIDKPNVRFVVHYDLPKNIEGYYQETGRAGRDGLPSEALLLFGMQDVATAKHFVENVPDENQRRLENFKLSSMVDFAEAQTCRRNVLLNYFAEPSHKPCGNCDICLDPPTLFDGKQAAQKALSCVYRMNQGFGAKQVIDVLRGMDNERIRNLNHHQLSTYGIGKEYSAHEWSSILRQLIHLGYLYQDIQNYSVLKLTALSGDVLKGKIEVQLAFPKKQNAKVTRPGKKSSKETLLDKDRACFEELRTLRKEIAESEDIPAYQVFGDATLVEMAQKRPQTDSELLAISGVGETKLARYGFEFLGALRALKH from the coding sequence ATGTCGTTAACGGCCTTGCAAGTTTTACAAAGTGTTTATGGTTACGACCAGTTTCGTAGCCAGCAAGCAGAGATTATTGATGATGTTATTTCAGGACAAGACTGTTTTGTTTTAATGCCAACAGGGGGCGGTAAATCGCTCTGTTATCAAATCCCTGCGCTTATTCGCTCTGGTACGGCTATTGTGGTTTCGCCATTGATTGCCCTCATGCAAGATCAAGTCTCTGCTTTGCAAGCCAATGGTGTGAGTGCTGCTTATTACAACTCAAGTTTAGATGCTCAATCAGCTGAAAATGTATTAAGTCAATTACATTTAGGTCAATTAGATCTGCTTTATGTGTCGCCAGAACGTTTATTAAATCAGCAATTCATTCAGCGTTTACAAAGTCTACCGATTAGTTTATTTGCCATTGATGAAGCGCATTGTATCTCGCAATGGGGTCACGATTTTAGACCTGAATACAGTCAAATGGGTTCGCTTAGAGAGTGGTTTAATCAAGTACCGTTTATAGCGTTAACCGCCACAGCCGATAGAACCACCCGCCAAGATATTATCGATAAATTACACTTTCATAATCCTAAAGTGCATATCAGCAGTTTTGACCGTCCAAATATTCGTTATAAAGTGCTCGAAAAACACAATCCAATGAAGCAATTGATGGGGTTTTTAGAAACCCATCAAAAAGAGAGTGGGATTGTTTATGCTTTAAGTCGTAAACGGGTTGAAGAAGTCGCTGAAAAACTGAAAGATGAAGGTATTAATGCCAAAGCCTATCATGCAGGTTTACCTGCTGAGATAAGACACTCTGTTCATCAGCAATTTATTCGTGATGAAGTTGATATTGTAGTCGCTACTGTGGCGTTTGGTATGGGGATTGATAAACCCAATGTGCGTTTTGTGGTGCATTACGATTTACCTAAAAACATAGAAGGATATTACCAAGAAACAGGACGAGCGGGGCGTGATGGCTTGCCTTCAGAAGCCTTATTGTTGTTTGGTATGCAAGATGTGGCCACCGCAAAACATTTTGTTGAAAATGTACCTGATGAGAACCAACGTCGTTTGGAGAATTTTAAACTCTCCAGTATGGTGGATTTTGCGGAAGCGCAAACTTGTAGACGCAATGTTTTACTCAATTATTTTGCGGAACCTAGCCATAAACCGTGTGGCAATTGCGATATCTGTTTAGATCCTCCCACCTTATTTGATGGCAAACAGGCCGCGCAAAAAGCGTTGTCTTGTGTGTATAGAATGAATCAAGGTTTTGGTGCTAAACAAGTGATTGATGTCTTGCGTGGCATGGATAATGAGCGTATTCGAAATCTCAATCATCATCAATTAAGCACTTATGGAATTGGTAAAGAGTATTCAGCGCACGAATGGTCAAGCATACTGCGTCAATTGATTCATTTAGGGTATCTCTATCAAGATATCCAAAATTATTCGGTATTGAAGCTTACAGCGCTTTCTGGTGATGTTTTAAAAGGTAAGATAGAGGTTCAATTAGCGTTTCCAAAAAAACAGAATGCAAAAGTGACCAGGCCTGGTAAAAAATCATCTAAAGAGACCTTATTAGATAAAGACAGAGCTTGTTTTGAAGAGTTAAGAACTTTACGAAAAGAGATTGCAGAGAGCGAAGACATACCCGCTTACCAAGTTTTTGGCGATGCTACTTTAGTGGAAATGGCGCAGAAAAGACCACAAACTGATTCTGAATTATTAGCTATTAGCGGGGTGGGTGAAACCAAATTAGCCCGCTATGGTTTTGAATTTTTAGGCGCTTTAAGAGCGTTAAAACATTAA
- a CDS encoding acetolactate synthase large subunit, translating into MKAANLFVKCLENENVEFIFGIPGEENLDIMDALLDSEIKFITTRHEQGAAFMADVYGRLTGKPGVCMSTLGPGATNLVTGVADANMDNAPLVAIAGQAGTTRLHKESHQVVDLVSMFKPITKYATQVLEPETIPEVVRKAFKIAEAEKPGATFIDLPENITEMDTDELPLPVSTNRLTFAHRSLLKQAAELVAEAKNPLILVGNGAVRSRAGKYIEQFISTHKIPVVNTFMAKGIIPFYNDMAMGTAGLQKGDYENAGFEKADLVICVGFDMVEYHPHLWNPNRQHTIIHIDTKKAEVDNRYIPEIELIGNIGANFAGLGEALDEILETPINSTDIEFHLREAMINEMNRCRKSDAWPMLPQKIIWDLRTAMKSDDIAISDVGAHKMWMARMFRCDEPNTCIISNGFAGMGIAVPGAVAAKLAYPKKGVVAVTGDAGFMMNSQEIETALRCQTPIVILIWNDSQYGLIEWKQQRRFGRAAYIDFKNPNFVDYAKSFGAQGVRIESADQLLPALQTALNSNTVTIIDCPVDYSQNDRLTELLGNVLSEIDD; encoded by the coding sequence ATGAAAGCAGCCAATCTATTTGTTAAATGTCTAGAAAATGAAAATGTTGAATTTATTTTTGGAATTCCTGGTGAAGAAAACCTAGATATCATGGATGCGCTTCTTGATTCAGAGATTAAATTCATCACCACACGACACGAACAAGGTGCCGCTTTTATGGCGGATGTTTATGGTCGTTTAACGGGTAAACCTGGTGTCTGTATGTCAACACTTGGCCCTGGTGCAACTAACTTAGTTACAGGGGTTGCCGATGCCAATATGGATAATGCCCCGCTTGTGGCTATTGCTGGCCAAGCAGGCACAACTCGTTTGCATAAAGAATCGCACCAGGTAGTAGACCTAGTTAGTATGTTCAAACCCATTACCAAATACGCAACCCAAGTTTTAGAACCCGAAACCATTCCAGAAGTGGTACGTAAAGCCTTTAAAATTGCCGAAGCCGAAAAGCCAGGTGCCACCTTTATTGATCTACCTGAAAACATCACTGAGATGGACACCGATGAGTTACCACTGCCTGTCAGCACCAACCGTTTGACCTTTGCCCATCGCAGTTTATTAAAGCAAGCAGCTGAACTGGTAGCTGAAGCTAAAAATCCACTTATTTTGGTCGGTAATGGTGCCGTACGTTCTCGAGCTGGAAAATATATTGAACAATTTATAAGCACTCACAAAATACCCGTTGTAAATACCTTTATGGCTAAAGGTATTATCCCGTTTTATAACGATATGGCGATGGGAACCGCTGGTTTACAAAAAGGTGATTATGAAAATGCGGGGTTTGAAAAAGCGGATTTAGTCATTTGTGTAGGCTTTGATATGGTGGAATATCATCCCCATCTATGGAATCCAAATCGACAACACACCATTATTCACATCGACACTAAAAAAGCCGAAGTGGATAACCGTTATATTCCTGAAATTGAGCTTATTGGTAATATTGGTGCTAACTTTGCAGGATTAGGAGAGGCTTTAGATGAAATTCTTGAAACGCCTATCAACTCTACAGACATTGAGTTTCATTTACGTGAAGCGATGATTAATGAGATGAATCGCTGCCGTAAAAGCGATGCTTGGCCAATGCTGCCACAAAAGATTATTTGGGATCTGCGTACCGCCATGAAATCAGATGATATTGCAATCAGTGATGTTGGTGCCCATAAAATGTGGATGGCACGTATGTTCCGTTGCGATGAACCTAATACTTGTATTATCTCAAATGGTTTTGCTGGTATGGGCATTGCCGTGCCTGGTGCGGTGGCGGCCAAACTCGCCTATCCTAAAAAAGGCGTTGTTGCGGTAACAGGCGATGCTGGATTTATGATGAATTCACAAGAAATTGAAACTGCTTTACGCTGCCAAACACCTATTGTGATTCTGATATGGAATGACAGCCAATACGGCTTAATTGAGTGGAAGCAACAACGCCGTTTTGGCCGTGCCGCTTATATTGATTTTAAAAATCCAAACTTTGTAGATTACGCAAAATCATTTGGTGCACAAGGCGTCCGCATTGAATCTGCAGACCAGTTATTGCCAGCCTTACAAACGGCACTTAATAGCAATACCGTTACTATTATCGATTGCCCTGTAGATTACTCGCAAAATGATCGTTTAACAGAACTGTTAGGTAATGTTTTATCTGAAATAGATGATTGA
- a CDS encoding thiol:disulfide interchange protein DsbA/DsbL — protein MKRRTFLAGLTGLLATTSISTFAAEGFGLEQGVEYKMVPQPQSTAPHAKKVVEIFGYTCPHCYHLEPSLHEWLKTKPKDVHFERMPVVFNHPNWIFMGRVFYTAQELGVLEQSHTPFFDALHRDKKELFTPEKIAQFFTQFGVKEADFIATFKGFKVDQLVRQAAKMTRAYGVEGVPAIVVNGKYLTDVPMAGSRDKMWTAVNQLTNQ, from the coding sequence ATGAAGCGCAGAACATTTTTAGCTGGTTTAACAGGTCTATTAGCAACAACGAGCATATCTACTTTTGCCGCTGAAGGGTTTGGTTTAGAGCAAGGAGTGGAATATAAAATGGTTCCACAACCGCAATCTACTGCACCTCATGCAAAAAAGGTCGTTGAGATATTTGGTTATACCTGCCCTCACTGTTATCACCTAGAACCGAGTTTACATGAGTGGTTAAAAACCAAACCTAAAGATGTTCATTTTGAGCGTATGCCCGTGGTATTTAACCACCCAAACTGGATATTTATGGGTCGCGTTTTCTATACTGCTCAAGAACTCGGTGTGTTAGAACAATCTCACACCCCATTTTTTGATGCCTTGCATAGAGATAAAAAAGAGCTCTTTACTCCAGAGAAAATTGCTCAATTCTTTACTCAATTTGGGGTTAAAGAAGCCGATTTTATCGCCACCTTTAAGGGGTTTAAAGTTGACCAATTAGTTAGACAAGCCGCTAAAATGACCCGTGCCTATGGTGTTGAAGGTGTACCTGCGATTGTAGTAAATGGTAAATATCTTACGGATGTGCCTATGGCTGGTAGCCGCGATAAAATGTGGACAGCTGTAAACCAGTTAACCAATCAATAA
- the ccsB gene encoding c-type cytochrome biogenesis protein CcsB: protein MQTENYMDEFKNSNRPSISIRDIAWASFVTFISFYGWYEFGNLMDEYEVAILIGTAISLIWLGRFWPSIQTVTLVTAAMSFLAIWTYANHGNVFAANEQAFFLKYLISSQSAIMWMNALIILAMVTYFLALYQKSEFTGKVATAMVWSAAVFGLIGMMVRWRESYIINFDYGHIPVSSLYEVFVLFVVLTALIYLYYEQKYKTRNLGGFVMMVLSAAVVFILWYIFDKDAHVIQPLVPALKSWWMKIHVPANFVGYGTFSIAAMVGLAYLLTAKIAAKNPDSAFVKRMPSLEMMDDLMYKNIALGFAFFTIATVLGAMWAAEAWGGYWSWDPKETWALIVWLNYAAWLHIRMSKGWRGTPMAWWALIGLLVTTFAFLGVNMFLSGLHSYGEL from the coding sequence ATGCAAACTGAAAATTACATGGACGAATTTAAAAATTCAAATAGGCCATCCATATCAATTCGAGATATTGCTTGGGCATCTTTTGTTACTTTCATCTCCTTTTATGGGTGGTATGAATTTGGTAACTTAATGGATGAGTATGAGGTGGCCATATTAATTGGTACTGCTATCAGTTTGATTTGGTTGGGTCGCTTTTGGCCAAGCATTCAAACCGTTACCCTTGTTACTGCTGCAATGAGTTTTTTAGCCATTTGGACCTATGCTAACCATGGCAATGTGTTTGCCGCTAATGAACAAGCGTTTTTCTTAAAGTATTTAATATCCAGTCAATCTGCCATTATGTGGATGAACGCACTGATTATATTAGCAATGGTCACCTACTTTTTAGCACTCTATCAGAAATCTGAATTTACTGGAAAAGTGGCAACTGCCATGGTGTGGTCGGCGGCTGTTTTTGGCTTAATTGGAATGATGGTTCGCTGGCGCGAATCGTATATCATTAATTTTGATTACGGCCATATTCCAGTCAGTAGCCTATATGAAGTTTTTGTTCTATTTGTTGTGTTAACTGCACTTATTTATCTCTATTACGAACAAAAATACAAAACACGAAACCTGGGTGGTTTTGTCATGATGGTTCTGAGTGCCGCTGTTGTCTTTATTCTTTGGTATATTTTTGATAAAGATGCGCATGTAATTCAACCATTAGTACCTGCACTAAAAAGCTGGTGGATGAAAATTCATGTACCTGCTAACTTTGTAGGTTATGGCACCTTCTCTATTGCCGCAATGGTGGGTTTAGCTTATTTACTTACCGCTAAAATCGCTGCTAAAAACCCAGATAGTGCTTTTGTTAAACGTATGCCTTCATTAGAAATGATGGATGATTTAATGTACAAAAACATTGCCTTAGGTTTTGCCTTCTTTACCATTGCCACCGTATTAGGTGCTATGTGGGCTGCCGAAGCTTGGGGTGGTTACTGGTCATGGGATCCTAAAGAGACCTGGGCACTAATTGTATGGCTTAACTATGCGGCTTGGTTACATATTCGTATGTCTAAAGGTTGGCGTGGTACACCGATGGCTTGGTGGGCACTGATTGGTTTATTGGTTACTACTTTCGCCTTTTTAGGGGTTAATATGTTCTTATCAGGTTTACACTCGTACGGTGAGTTGTAA
- a CDS encoding cytochrome c biogenesis protein ResB, producing the protein MTEITQAKTNPTMPSREPNKTTQVKKTSVFMNFLGSMNLAVTLLVMLSIASVIGTVLQQNQTVQDYIIKFGPFWSQVFEQLGLFHVYGAAWFVLVLVFLLVSTSVCVTRNTPTFLKDMKQYSEKLSKRALQHQPNKTVIESPLALEQQQGYAKALLEHNGYKTKVHTRDDGSVTVAGLKGRWNRLGYFFTHVSIIVICVGALLDSNLLLKFRELTGDLMPETRSVSLDQIDQKSWLGPENLSFRGSVNVPEGEKTDVLFLPYENGYLVQKLPFTVVNKNFRIEYYDTGMPKSFESDLILTAPDLDKPIEQTIAVNHPLYYKNYAIYQSSFGDGGTKLNIKVHPLLSPIENAIKIETSVNSIEPLKTPVGTFKAEFNDFKMHNIVPATEEEFKLTGHKMHNNGPTIIFKVRNDQGKAWEYENYFLPSKQEERWFFMTGVRTSNAEPFRYLFIPADANRKKERFFKLLTKINNPLTTKELFAKLYPKAPDMSQQSYDTQTKLLQQLLMLFRSKGFNGISGFVEKNVPKEDREKVSDFYFSQTSFVLQTLYMDLLKEEGVVKSYDEEISDFDKTWFEDALNTISGLSVYGPPMYFEIENFKHIEATGLQITKSPGKDVVYFGSAMLIIGVFFLFYVRQRRTWIHIQSKNNDDETEGLEVTIASKDNKDLPETTKEFESIVTKIQDYNNKSLEQKDNNKQNSDK; encoded by the coding sequence ATGACTGAAATAACACAAGCTAAAACGAACCCTACTATGCCCTCTAGAGAGCCTAATAAAACCACTCAAGTTAAAAAAACGAGTGTTTTTATGAACTTTTTAGGCTCAATGAATCTAGCCGTTACATTATTGGTTATGCTCTCTATCGCCTCGGTAATAGGTACCGTATTACAGCAAAATCAAACGGTACAAGATTACATTATTAAGTTTGGTCCATTTTGGAGCCAGGTATTTGAACAGTTAGGTTTGTTTCATGTTTATGGTGCAGCTTGGTTTGTATTGGTACTAGTGTTTTTATTAGTTTCAACCAGTGTTTGTGTAACCAGAAACACCCCCACCTTTTTAAAAGACATGAAACAGTACAGTGAAAAACTGTCTAAAAGAGCACTGCAACATCAACCAAATAAAACCGTTATTGAAAGCCCTTTAGCTTTAGAACAACAACAGGGATACGCTAAAGCATTGCTTGAACATAATGGTTATAAAACCAAAGTACATACTCGTGATGATGGCAGTGTGACTGTTGCTGGTCTAAAAGGTCGTTGGAACCGATTAGGGTATTTCTTTACCCATGTTTCCATTATTGTGATTTGTGTAGGCGCTTTACTAGACAGTAACCTATTGCTTAAATTTAGAGAGTTAACAGGCGATTTAATGCCAGAAACTCGTTCTGTCAGTTTAGATCAAATTGACCAAAAATCTTGGTTAGGGCCTGAAAACCTCTCTTTTAGGGGGTCTGTTAATGTTCCTGAAGGAGAAAAAACAGATGTACTATTTCTTCCTTATGAAAACGGTTATTTGGTTCAAAAACTGCCGTTTACAGTAGTGAATAAAAACTTCCGAATTGAATATTACGACACAGGAATGCCTAAGTCATTTGAAAGTGATTTAATTCTAACAGCACCCGATCTAGACAAACCAATCGAACAAACCATTGCAGTAAACCACCCTCTTTATTATAAGAACTATGCCATTTATCAATCCTCTTTTGGTGATGGTGGTACAAAGCTAAATATTAAAGTTCACCCTCTTTTATCGCCAATTGAAAACGCCATTAAAATTGAAACAAGCGTTAATAGTATTGAACCTTTAAAAACCCCTGTTGGTACCTTTAAGGCGGAGTTTAATGACTTTAAAATGCACAATATTGTGCCTGCTACTGAAGAAGAATTTAAATTAACTGGCCACAAAATGCATAACAATGGGCCAACCATTATCTTTAAAGTAAGAAATGATCAAGGTAAAGCTTGGGAGTATGAAAACTACTTCTTACCAAGTAAACAAGAAGAGCGCTGGTTCTTTATGACGGGTGTGCGTACAAGCAATGCCGAACCATTTAGATACCTCTTTATTCCAGCAGATGCAAACCGCAAAAAAGAGCGTTTCTTCAAACTATTAACTAAAATCAATAACCCGTTAACCACTAAAGAGTTATTTGCTAAGCTGTACCCTAAAGCCCCTGATATGTCACAACAAAGCTATGACACTCAAACCAAGTTACTACAACAACTATTGATGTTATTCCGTAGTAAAGGTTTTAACGGTATCTCAGGTTTTGTTGAGAAAAACGTACCTAAAGAAGACCGTGAAAAAGTGTCTGATTTCTACTTCAGCCAAACCAGTTTTGTGTTGCAAACACTCTATATGGATCTATTAAAAGAAGAAGGTGTTGTTAAGAGTTATGACGAAGAGATTTCTGACTTTGATAAAACTTGGTTTGAAGATGCTTTAAATACCATTTCAGGCCTATCAGTTTATGGGCCTCCAATGTATTTTGAAATTGAAAACTTTAAACACATTGAAGCCACAGGATTACAAATTACCAAGTCACCAGGTAAAGACGTGGTTTACTTTGGTAGTGCCATGTTAATCATAGGTGTATTCTTCTTGTTTTATGTAAGACAACGCCGTACTTGGATTCATATTCAATCTAAAAACAATGACGATGAAACAGAAGGTTTGGAAGTGACTATTGCTTCTAAAGATAATAAAGATTTACCAGAAACCACCAAAGAATTTGAATCTATTGTGACCAAGATTCAAGATTATAATAACAAGTCACTAGAACAAAAAGATAACAACAAACAAAATTCAGATAAATAA
- the yihA gene encoding ribosome biogenesis GTP-binding protein YihA/YsxC, translating into MQHPLYQQATYLKSVPTIDLCPEELTHEVAFAGRSNAGKSSALNVITTQRTLARTSKTPGRTQLINFFPVDETRALVDLPGYGFAKVNVKVKRAWEAGLSTYLEKREALKGLILLVDSRMEPTEIDLVMLDWTLDIGLPVHVLLTKSDKLKKGPANASLHTMQNIIEENYPHATVQLFSSLNKQGLDEVWDKLDCWMEFERPKKEVVVQHRHLAEKGTKLKKKKKKSNIRTF; encoded by the coding sequence ATGCAGCATCCTCTTTATCAGCAAGCCACTTACTTAAAAAGTGTACCCACTATTGATTTATGTCCAGAAGAGCTTACCCATGAGGTCGCCTTTGCTGGACGTTCTAATGCAGGTAAGTCGAGCGCTTTAAATGTGATTACAACGCAGAGAACCTTGGCAAGAACCAGTAAAACCCCAGGGCGTACTCAGTTAATTAACTTTTTTCCAGTCGATGAGACTCGTGCTTTAGTGGATTTACCAGGCTATGGTTTTGCCAAGGTGAATGTAAAAGTAAAACGCGCCTGGGAAGCAGGGTTAAGTACCTACTTAGAAAAACGAGAAGCCTTAAAAGGGTTAATTTTATTGGTTGATTCGAGAATGGAACCCACTGAAATTGATTTAGTGATGTTGGATTGGACCTTAGATATAGGTTTGCCTGTTCATGTTCTGTTAACCAAATCTGATAAGTTAAAGAAAGGTCCAGCAAATGCTAGCCTGCATACCATGCAAAATATTATTGAAGAGAACTATCCTCATGCAACAGTTCAACTTTTTTCATCTTTAAATAAGCAAGGTTTAGATGAGGTTTGGGACAAGCTTGATTGTTGGATGGAGTTTGAGCGACCTAAAAAAGAGGTCGTGGTTCAGCATAGACACTTAGCTGAAAAGGGCACTAAATTAAAGAAAAAGAAAAAAAAGAGCAATATTAGAACGTTTTAA
- a CDS encoding response regulator, whose product MNQTIVIVEDEIKIAEIIIEYLHSHGYQTQYFESGEGVINWLENNQADCVLLDVMLPNSQLYGDGLELCKNIRRFSQVPIMMITARVEELDRILGLELGADDYICKPFSPREVVARVKALLRRSNLPNQTIQSSDWQLDEQRYQVHFKDKSTDLSAVEFEILQTLSKSPGRIFSRSQIIDSIYHDNRVVSDRTIDSHIKKLRQKLSSAFGENDWIQSVYGVGYKFLLDKTEG is encoded by the coding sequence ATGAACCAAACCATTGTCATCGTTGAAGATGAAATAAAAATAGCTGAGATTATTATTGAATACCTTCACAGCCACGGTTATCAAACTCAATATTTTGAATCGGGTGAGGGGGTGATTAACTGGCTAGAAAATAACCAAGCTGACTGCGTATTGCTGGATGTTATGCTGCCAAATAGTCAGCTTTATGGCGATGGTTTAGAACTCTGTAAGAATATTCGCCGTTTTAGCCAAGTGCCCATTATGATGATTACCGCTCGAGTTGAGGAACTTGACCGTATTTTGGGTTTAGAATTAGGTGCAGATGACTATATTTGTAAGCCGTTCAGCCCGCGTGAAGTGGTGGCCAGAGTCAAAGCGCTGTTACGTCGTTCAAACTTACCGAATCAAACAATACAATCAAGCGATTGGCAACTTGATGAACAGCGCTATCAAGTTCACTTTAAAGATAAAAGTACTGACCTTTCTGCCGTAGAATTTGAAATTCTGCAAACACTCTCTAAATCACCAGGCAGAATCTTCTCCCGCTCGCAAATTATTGACAGCATTTACCATGATAATCGAGTGGTTTCTGACCGCACTATTGACAGCCATATCAAGAAACTCCGCCAAAAACTCAGCAGTGCATTTGGTGAAAACGATTGGATTCAGTCTGTTTATGGTGTGGGTTATAAGTTTTTATTAGATAAAACAGAAGGGTAA